The genomic DNA CCCGCAGGCCGGCCCGCTCAGCAAGCAGATCAAGGAAGCCGGCGCCAAGATCCCGCTCGTCGGCGGCGACGGCATCAAGGACGACACCTTCATCAAGCTGGCCGGCGCCGCCGCCAACGGCGACCTCGCCACCTCGGTCGGTGCGCCCGTCGAGACCCTCCCGTCCGCCAAGAAGTTCGTGGCCGACTACAAGGAAGCCGGTTACAAGGAGGACTACGCGGCCTACGGCGGCTACTCCTACGACTCCGCCTGGGCGATCATCGAGGCCGTCAAGAAGGTCGTCGAGGACAACGGCGGGAAGCTTCCCGACGACGCCCGCGCCAAGGTCACCGAGGCCATGCAGAACGTCTCCTTCGACGGTGTGACCGGCAAGGTCTCCTTCGACGAGTTCGGTGACGCGACCAACAAGCAGCTCACCGTCTACTCGGTCGAGAACGGGGCCTTCAACGACGTCAAGTCCGGTACCTACACCGGCTGACCGACCCCGCACCACAGCCCACGAGCCGCGCGGGGCGCTGTTCCACTGGCGCCCCGCGCGGACTCGCATCCGGCCACACCATCCGTCGAACGTCCGAATGTCTCGGAGGACATGCGGTGAACGAACTGCCGCAGCAGCTGGTCAACGGCCTGCTACTGGGATCCATGTACGGGCTCGTCGCCATCGGCTACACAATGGTCTACGGCATCGTCCAGCTCATCAACTTCGCCCACGGCGAGATCTTCATGACCGGCGCCTTCGGCGCACTCACGGTCTACATGTACATCCTGCCCGACGGCACCTCCATGCTGATCGCCCTGCCCCTGATGCTGCTCGGCGCGGTGATCGTCTCCACCGCCGTCGCCGTCGGGGCGGAACGGTTCGCCTACCGACCCCTGCGCGGCGCACCCAGGCTCGCGCCGCTCATCACCGCCATCGGCCTCTCCCTCGCCCTGCAGCAGGCGGTGTGGGCCTGGTACCCGGACGCGAAGTCCGCGCGGCCCTTCCCGCAGATCGACGGCGGGCCCTTCCACATCGGCAACGTCACCCTCCAGACCGGCGACATCTTCCTGTTCGTCGTCGCCCCGGTGAGCATGGCCATCCTCGGCTTCTTCGTGATGCGCACCCGCACCGGACGGGGTATGCAGGCCACCGCCCAGGACCCGGACACCGCCAAGCTGATGGGCGTCAACACGGACCGCATCATCGTGATCGCCTTCGCGCTCGGCGCCGTCTTCGCCGCCGTCGGAGGCGTCGCCTACGGTCTCAGGTACGGCCAGATCGAGTTCAAGATGGGCTTCATCCTCGGTCTCAAGGCCTTCACCGCGGCCGTCCTCGGCGGCATCGGCAACATCTACGGCGCCATGATCGGCGGTGTCGTCCTCGGCGTCGCCGAGACCCTGGCCACCGCCTACATCGCCGACATCCCCGGCCTGGACAAGTTCGGCAGCCAGTCCTGGGCGGACGTCTGGGCCTTCATCCTCCTCATCCTCGTGCTGTTGTTCAGGCCACAGGGCCTGCTCGGCGAACGCGTTGCGGACAGGGCGTGACACCGATGACCACACAGACCACCGCGCCGAAGAGCACCGGCGGCGCCCCCACACCGGGCGACGCATCCGGACTCATCGGCATACCCGCGAACCTCGGCCGTGCCCTGGCCACCGGCGGCGGCGTCCTCACCGTCGTCTCCACCTTCCTCGCCTGGACCTGGACCGCCGAGTTCCCCGGCGACCTCACCGTCTACGGCTACCCCGGCGGCCTCCAGGTCCTGGTGCTGATCGCCGGCGCCCTCACCGCCCTCTTCGGCCTCGCCTCGTACGGCGTCAAGGGGCTCGGCTGGCTCGCACCCGCCGGCGCCGACGCCGCGCTCAAGTTCGCCGCCCTCGCCGCCTTCGCCACCACCTGGTACACGGTCCTCGCGATCAGCACCAAGCTCGGCGGCCTCGTCAACCTCGAACCCGGCGGCTACATCGCCGCGGCCGTCACCCTCGTCGCGTTCCTGGGCGCCCTCGCACTGCCCTTCGAGCGCCCCGAGCCCGACCCCTTCGACCCCGACGACACCGGCTGGGACCGGTTCAAGCACACCAGCTCCCAGAACTGGCAGACCGTCCGGGCGGCCTTCGCCTCCAAAGACCCCCGGCCCGTGCGCGCGCTCCCCTCCTACGTCGAGATCCTCGTCATCGTCGCGACCCTCGCCGTGGCCCTGCTCGTCTTCACCTACGGCATCGGCACCGAGTACGACGAACTGTTCATCGGCTTCCTGATCGTCGCCGGTTTCGGCTTCACCGCCCTCCACCGGTCCGGACTGATCGGCCACATCACCGAGATCACCGCACGGCACCAGAACATCACCGTCTGCGGCGGCTTCATCGCGGCGGCCTGCTTCCCCTTCACGCAGTCCGACGACCAGTACGCCACCCTCGGTGTCTACATCCTGATCTTCGCCACGGTCGCACTCGGCCTGAACATCGTCGTCGGCCTCGCCGGCCTGCTCGACCTCGGCTACGTGGCCTTCCTCGGAGTCGGCGCCTACGCCGCCTCCATGGTCTCCGGCTCCCCCAGCTCGCCCTTCGACCTGCACCTGCCCTTCTGGGCCGCGGTCCTGGTCGGCGCGGCCGCCTCCCTGGTGTTCGGCGTCCTGATCGGCGCCCCCACACTGCGGCTGCGCGGCGACTACCTCGCCATCGTGACCCTCGGCTTCGGCGAGATCTTCCGGATCACCGCCAACAACCTGGACGGCACCTCGGGCCCGGACGTCACCAACGGCTCCAACGGCATCTCGTCCATCCCCGACCTCAAGATCCTCGGCTTCGACCTCGGTGTCTCGCACGACATGGGCGGCTTCACCCTCGGCCGGTTCGCCAACTACTTCCTGCTGATGCTCGTCATCACGGCCGTCGTCGTCCTCGTCTTCCGGCGCAGCGGCGACTCCCGCATCGGCCGCGCCTGGGTCGCCATCCGCGAGGACGAGACCGCCGCGCTCGCCATGGGCATCAACGGCTTCCGCGTCAAGCTCATCGCGTTCGCCGTCGGCGCCTCGCTGGCCGGACTGGCCGGCACCGTCCAGGCGCACGTCACCTACACCGTCACGCCCGAGCAGTACCTGTTCGCCGGCACCACGCCGCCCAACTCCGCCTTCCTGCTCGCCGCGGTCGTGCTCGGCGGCATGGGCACCATCGCCGGCCCGCTCATCGGTGCGGCGCTGCTCTTCCTGATTCCCAACAAGCTCCAGTTCCTCGACGACTACCAGCTCCTCGCCTTCGGGCTCGCGCTCGTCCTGCTGATGCGCTTCCGCCCGGAGGGCCTCATCGCCAACCGGCGCCGCAAGCTGGAGTTCCACGAAGAGGACGAAGCGCCCGCAGTCCTGAGCAAGACAGGGGCCTGACCACCATGACCACCGACACCACCACCAAGGACACCGCACCGGGCGCCCCCGCCCCCGGCACCACCATCCTCGACGCGCGCGGTGTCACGATGCGCTTCGGCGGACTGACCGCCGTGAACGGCGTCGACCTCACCGTGAACAGCGGCGAGATCGTCGGCCTGATCGGCCCCAACGGCGCCGGCAAGACGACCTTCTTCAACTGCCTCACCGGCCTCTACATCCCGACCGAGGGCGAGGTCCGCTACAAGGGCCGGGTCCTGCCCGCCAAGTCCTTCAAGGTGACCGCCGCCGGCGTCGCCCGTACCTTCCAGAACATCCGCCTGTTCGCCAACATGACGGTCCTGGAGAACGTGCTCGTCGGCCGGCACACCCGCACCAAGGAGGGCTTCTGGTCGGCCGTGCTGCGCGGGCCCGGCTTCCACCGCGCGGAGAAGGCGTCCCGGGAACGCGCCCTGGAACTGCTGGAGTTCGTGGGCCTCGCGCCCAAGGCCGACCACCTCGCCCGCAACCTGCCCTACGGCGAACAGCGCAAGCTCGAGATCGCCCGCGCGCTCGCCAGCGAACCGGGGCTGCTGCTCCTGGACGAGCCGACCGCCGGCATGAACCCCCAGGAGACCCGGGCCACCGAGGAACTGGTCTTCGCCATCCGCGACCAGGGCATCGCCGTCCTCGTCATCGAGCACGACATGCGGTTCATCTTCAACCTCTGCGACCGCGTCGCCGTACTCGTCCAGGGCGAGAAGCTCGTCGAGGGCGACAGCGCCACGGTGCAGGGCGACGAACGCGTCGTCGCCGCCTACCTCGGCGAACCCCTCGCCGACGACCCCGGCGCCGCGGAGGCCGCCGAGGTGGAGGCCGCCGAAGCCGCGCAGGCCGAAGCCGCCCGGGCCGACACCACCACGGACACCGCGGCCGGCAAGGAGAACGACCGATGACCGCACTGCTCGAGGTCGAGGACCTCCGCGTCGCCTACGGCAAGATCGAGGCCGTCAAGGGCATCTCCTTCAAGGTCGACGCCGGCGAGGTGGTCACCCTCATCGGCACCAACGGCGCCGGCAAGACCACGACGCTGCGCACCCTGTCGGGGCTGCTCAAGCCGGTCGGCGGCCAGATCAAATTCGGCGGCAAGTCGCTCAAGAAGGTCCCCGCGCACCAGATCGTCTCGCTGGGCCTCGCCCACTCGCCCGAGGGGCGGCACATCTTCCCGCGCATGACGATCGAGGACAACCTGCGCCTCGGCGCCTTCCTGCGCAGCGACCGGCCGGGCATCGAGAAGGACATCCAGCGCGCCTACGACCTCTTCCCGATCCTCGGTGAACGCCGCAAGCAGGCCGCGGGCACCCTGTCCGGCGGTGAGCAGCAGATGCTCGCCATGGGCCGTGCCCTGATGTCCCAGCCCAAGCTGCTCATGCTCGACGAGCCCTCCATGGGCCTGTCGCCGATCATGATGCAGAAGATCATGGCGACGATCGCCGAGCTGAAGTCCCAGGGCACCACCATCCTGCTCGTCGAGCAGAACGCCCAGGCGGCCCTGTCGCTGGCCGACCACGGCCACGTCATGGAGGTCGGCAACATCGTCCTGTCCGGCAGCGGCCAGGACCTGCTGCACGACGAGTCGGTCCGCAAGGCCTACCTGGGCGAGGACTGACAGCCGCCACGCAGCACCGTACGGCTGAGGCCCGCGCCCCCCACACCGGGGACGCGGGCCTCACTCGTACGTCGGAGCCTCAGCCCTTGGACGCCTTCTTCTCCTCGGCGTCCTGAATGACCGCCTCCGCCACCTGCTGCATCGACATCCGCCGGTCCATCGACGTCTTCTGAATCCACCGGAAAGCCGCCGGCTCGGTCAGGCCGTACTCCGTCTGCAGCACCGACTTCGCCCGGTCCACCAGCTTGCGGGTCTCAAGCCGCAGACTGAGGTCGGCGACCTCCTTCTCCAGCGCCTTCAACTCCGTGAACCGCGACACGGCCATCTCGATCGCCGGCACCACGTCGCTCTTGCTGAACGGCTTCACCAGGTACGCCATGGCCCCGGCGTCCCGCGCCCGCTCCACCAGGTCGCGCTGCGAGAACGCGGTCAGCATCAACACCGGCGCGATGCTCTCCTCGGCGATCTTCTCGGCCGCGGAGATGCCGTCCATCTTGGGCATCTTCACGTCGAGGATCACCAGGTCGGGCTTGTGCTCCCGGGCCAGCTCCACGGCCTGCTCACCGTCACCGGCCTCACCGACGACGGAGTACCCCTCCTCCTCCAGCATCTCTTTGAGATCCAGCCGGATCAGGGCCTCGTCCTCGGCGATGACAACACGGGTCGTCAGCGGAGGAACGTGCGACTGGTCGTCGTCGGTCACGTCGGCGGGCTGGGGCGACTCGGGGGCGGTCACGTGAGCTCCTCGTTCGGGGCAGGGGTACTGCTGACAAGAGCCTACCTAGCTGCGGTAAGGTGTACGCGCGGAGGGTCGGGGGAAACCTTCGATTCCGCGGGCCCCGGTAGCCCAATTGGCAGCAGGCAATGGATTCAAAACCCATACAGTGTCGGTTCGAGTCCGACCCGGGGCACTTTTCCTTCGTTTCCAAGGTTGTCATCAGCAAGTGGATGTCCACGTTCTCGTGAACATCCATTTTTTGCTGCGCCTCGCAATTCCCACACTCGCAAAGTGGTCGCATGTACGACATGAGCACGCGCGAGCGAGCACTGGCACTGGTGGCACAAGGACATAGCCTCAACCCGGTCAGCAAGACGACCGGCATGTCCCGCGCTGCCATCCGCTCGTGGCAGGCGCGCATCGAGCCTCTGCCACGAATGCGGCAAACACTCCGCTCGCTGTGCGGCCCAACAGCCGAGCCGCCCCGGAACCAGGCGGCATACGCCTACCTGCCAGGCCTTTGTCTCGGAGATGGCTGCATCAGTCCCGGCGTGCGGTCGGGCTACTTCCTCCGGATCGCGTGCGCCGATGCGTGGCGCGGCCTCGTCGATGCGTGCGCTGCCGCCATCGAGGCCATCAACCCCAGCGGCAAGGCCCACCGGGTCCAGGCCGTCGGATACTCCTCTGTGGTCGGCTACACCCGCAAAGCCTCCGTGGCCCTCATGGACGTTCACGTCGGTCCCAAGTACTGATCACTTGGGACCGTCGTCCTCCCCGATGTGGTGCACCCGCACCAGATTGGTCGTGCCCGACACCCCGGGCGGGGAGCCGGCCGTGATGACCACGACGTCGCCCTTCTCGCAGCGTCCGTAGCGGGTCAGAAGCTCGTCCACCTGGTCGACCATCGCGTCCGTGGAGTCCACGTGCGGGCCGATGAAGGTCTCCACGCCCCAGGTGAGGCTCAGTTGCGAGCGGGTCGCCGGTTCCGGGGTGAAGGCGAGCAGCGGGATGGGTGAGCGGTAGCGGGAGAGGCGGCGGACGGTGTCGCCGGACTGGGTGAAGGCGACCAGGAACTTGGCGCCGAGGAAGTCGCCCATCTCGGCGGCGGCGCGGGCGACGGCACCGCCCTGGGTGCGGGGCTTGTTGCGTTCGGTCAGCGGGGGGAGTCCCTTGGCGAGGATGTCCTCCTCGGCCGCTTCGACGATGCGGGCCATGGTGCGCACGGTGTCGGTCGGGTGCTTGCCGACGCTGGTCTCGCCGGAGAGCATCACCGCGTCGGTGCCGTCGATGACCGCGTTGGCGACGTCGGAGGCCTCCGCGCGGGTCGGGCGGGCGTTGTCGATCATGGAGTCGAGCATCTGGGTGGCGACGATGACCGGTTTGGCGTTGCGTTTGGCGAGCTTGACGGCGCGCTTCTGGACGATCGGCACCTGTTCCAGGGGCATCTCGACGCCGAGGTCGCCCCGGGCGACCATGATCCCGTCGAAGGCCGCGACGATGTCCTCGATGTTCTCGACGGCCTGCGGCTTCTCGACCTTGGCGATGACGGGGAGGCGGCGGCCCTCCTCGTCCATGATGCGGTGCACGTCGAGGATGTCGCGTCCGCTGCGCACGAAGGAGAGCGCGACCACGTCGAAGCCGGCCCGCAGCGCCCAGCGCAGGTCGTCCTCGTCCTTCTTCGACAGGGCGGGCACGGACATCGCGACGCCGGGCAGGTTGAGGCCCTTGTGGTCGGAGACCATGCCGCCCTCGACCACCCGGGTGCGCACCCGCGGACCGTCGACGCCGGTCACCTCCAGGCAGACCTTGCCGTCGTCGACGAGGACGCGTTCACCGGGGGTGACGTCCTCGGCGAGGCCCGCGTAGGTGGTGCCGCAGGTGTGGCGGTCGCCCTCGACGCCCTCCTCGACGGTGATGGTGAAGCTGTCGCCGCGTTCAAGGAGTACGGGTCCTTCACCGAAGTGGCCGAGGCGGATCTTCGGACCCTGAAGGTCGGCGAGGGTGCCGACGCTGCGGCCGGTCTCGTCGGACGCCTTGCGGACACGGTGGTAGCGCTCTTCGTGTTCGGCGTGGGTGCCGTGGCTGAAATTGAAGCGGGCGATGTCCATTCCGGCGTCGACCAGGTCCTTGATCTGGTCGTACGAGTCGGTGGCGGGCCCAAGAGTGCAGACGATCTTTGCTCGGCGCATGGTTCGAGCCTATGACTTACTGCCGG from Streptomyces sp. CB09001 includes the following:
- a CDS encoding branched-chain amino acid ABC transporter permease encodes the protein MNELPQQLVNGLLLGSMYGLVAIGYTMVYGIVQLINFAHGEIFMTGAFGALTVYMYILPDGTSMLIALPLMLLGAVIVSTAVAVGAERFAYRPLRGAPRLAPLITAIGLSLALQQAVWAWYPDAKSARPFPQIDGGPFHIGNVTLQTGDIFLFVVAPVSMAILGFFVMRTRTGRGMQATAQDPDTAKLMGVNTDRIIVIAFALGAVFAAVGGVAYGLRYGQIEFKMGFILGLKAFTAAVLGGIGNIYGAMIGGVVLGVAETLATAYIADIPGLDKFGSQSWADVWAFILLILVLLFRPQGLLGERVADRA
- a CDS encoding branched-chain amino acid ABC transporter permease, encoding MTTQTTAPKSTGGAPTPGDASGLIGIPANLGRALATGGGVLTVVSTFLAWTWTAEFPGDLTVYGYPGGLQVLVLIAGALTALFGLASYGVKGLGWLAPAGADAALKFAALAAFATTWYTVLAISTKLGGLVNLEPGGYIAAAVTLVAFLGALALPFERPEPDPFDPDDTGWDRFKHTSSQNWQTVRAAFASKDPRPVRALPSYVEILVIVATLAVALLVFTYGIGTEYDELFIGFLIVAGFGFTALHRSGLIGHITEITARHQNITVCGGFIAAACFPFTQSDDQYATLGVYILIFATVALGLNIVVGLAGLLDLGYVAFLGVGAYAASMVSGSPSSPFDLHLPFWAAVLVGAAASLVFGVLIGAPTLRLRGDYLAIVTLGFGEIFRITANNLDGTSGPDVTNGSNGISSIPDLKILGFDLGVSHDMGGFTLGRFANYFLLMLVITAVVVLVFRRSGDSRIGRAWVAIREDETAALAMGINGFRVKLIAFAVGASLAGLAGTVQAHVTYTVTPEQYLFAGTTPPNSAFLLAAVVLGGMGTIAGPLIGAALLFLIPNKLQFLDDYQLLAFGLALVLLMRFRPEGLIANRRRKLEFHEEDEAPAVLSKTGA
- a CDS encoding ABC transporter ATP-binding protein, with product MTTDTTTKDTAPGAPAPGTTILDARGVTMRFGGLTAVNGVDLTVNSGEIVGLIGPNGAGKTTFFNCLTGLYIPTEGEVRYKGRVLPAKSFKVTAAGVARTFQNIRLFANMTVLENVLVGRHTRTKEGFWSAVLRGPGFHRAEKASRERALELLEFVGLAPKADHLARNLPYGEQRKLEIARALASEPGLLLLDEPTAGMNPQETRATEELVFAIRDQGIAVLVIEHDMRFIFNLCDRVAVLVQGEKLVEGDSATVQGDERVVAAYLGEPLADDPGAAEAAEVEAAEAAQAEAARADTTTDTAAGKENDR
- a CDS encoding ABC transporter ATP-binding protein, whose amino-acid sequence is MTALLEVEDLRVAYGKIEAVKGISFKVDAGEVVTLIGTNGAGKTTTLRTLSGLLKPVGGQIKFGGKSLKKVPAHQIVSLGLAHSPEGRHIFPRMTIEDNLRLGAFLRSDRPGIEKDIQRAYDLFPILGERRKQAAGTLSGGEQQMLAMGRALMSQPKLLMLDEPSMGLSPIMMQKIMATIAELKSQGTTILLVEQNAQAALSLADHGHVMEVGNIVLSGSGQDLLHDESVRKAYLGED
- a CDS encoding response regulator — translated: MTAPESPQPADVTDDDQSHVPPLTTRVVIAEDEALIRLDLKEMLEEEGYSVVGEAGDGEQAVELAREHKPDLVILDVKMPKMDGISAAEKIAEESIAPVLMLTAFSQRDLVERARDAGAMAYLVKPFSKSDVVPAIEMAVSRFTELKALEKEVADLSLRLETRKLVDRAKSVLQTEYGLTEPAAFRWIQKTSMDRRMSMQQVAEAVIQDAEEKKASKG
- the pyk gene encoding pyruvate kinase, translating into MRRAKIVCTLGPATDSYDQIKDLVDAGMDIARFNFSHGTHAEHEERYHRVRKASDETGRSVGTLADLQGPKIRLGHFGEGPVLLERGDSFTITVEEGVEGDRHTCGTTYAGLAEDVTPGERVLVDDGKVCLEVTGVDGPRVRTRVVEGGMVSDHKGLNLPGVAMSVPALSKKDEDDLRWALRAGFDVVALSFVRSGRDILDVHRIMDEEGRRLPVIAKVEKPQAVENIEDIVAAFDGIMVARGDLGVEMPLEQVPIVQKRAVKLAKRNAKPVIVATQMLDSMIDNARPTRAEASDVANAVIDGTDAVMLSGETSVGKHPTDTVRTMARIVEAAEEDILAKGLPPLTERNKPRTQGGAVARAAAEMGDFLGAKFLVAFTQSGDTVRRLSRYRSPIPLLAFTPEPATRSQLSLTWGVETFIGPHVDSTDAMVDQVDELLTRYGRCEKGDVVVITAGSPPGVSGTTNLVRVHHIGEDDGPK